One segment of Pandoraea pnomenusa DNA contains the following:
- a CDS encoding penicillin-binding protein 1A, producing the protein MASTPQTETPRDKRPPKPRRSLWLRLALWFVGLIAAMVVCGALLAGYILVVMTPQLPSLDTIVDYRPKIPLRIYTADEIQIGEFGEERRNLVRFADIPDVMKKAVLAIEDDRFYQHGGVDFIGIFRAGVANFARGGSSQGASTITMQVARNFFLSSEKTYTRKIYEALLAYKIESRLTKDQILELYMNQIYLGERAYGFASAARVYFGKDLKDITLAEAAMLAGLPKAPSAYNPIVNYKRARVRQEYILKRMFDLGYISKDEYDQAIAQELVVRGLGSEFSVHAGYVAEMVRQLLYAQFKDEIYTRGFNVYTTINSADQEAAYEALRAGVMAYELRHGYRGPEANIDLPDDQDEREQLIDDTLVEHPDSGDMVAAVVLSASPQQVKAVLLNGDDVTVTGDGLRFAAAGLSAKAQPKQKIRRGSVIRVTKDEKDNWRIVQMPDIEAAFVSLDPQNGAIRSLVGGFDFNRNKFNHVTQAWRQPGSSFKPFIYSAALEKGFAPATIINDGPLYFTAAQTGGQPWEPKNYGGGFEGPMPMRVALMRSRNLVSIRILQSITPAYAQKFIGRFGFEADKHPAYLPMALGAGMVTPLQMASAYAVFANGGFRVNPFIVARITDSKGNVIMEEKPATAGDETIRAIPARNAFIMNSMLHDVATRGTAAKTNVLKRSDLAGKTGTTNDSHDAWFAGYQSQLVGVAWIGFDQPRNLGDRETGGGLALPIWINYMSKALRGVQESTRTMPSGVIQANGDYFYDDYPPGRAVSTVGLSADTTPDGAAAPGPSTGALPGQMPAQPGPSPAPAPVDRQERQRILDMFNSKP; encoded by the coding sequence ATGGCAAGCACACCCCAAACCGAGACACCCCGCGACAAGCGCCCGCCCAAACCGCGCCGCTCCCTCTGGCTGCGCCTCGCGCTTTGGTTCGTTGGCCTGATCGCCGCGATGGTCGTATGTGGCGCGCTGCTCGCGGGGTACATCCTGGTGGTGATGACGCCGCAGTTGCCGTCGCTCGACACCATCGTCGACTACCGGCCGAAGATTCCGCTGCGCATCTACACCGCCGACGAAATCCAGATCGGCGAGTTCGGCGAGGAGCGCCGCAATCTCGTGCGCTTCGCCGACATTCCCGACGTCATGAAGAAGGCCGTGCTCGCCATCGAGGACGACCGCTTCTACCAACACGGCGGGGTCGACTTCATCGGCATCTTCCGCGCGGGCGTGGCCAATTTCGCCCGTGGCGGCTCCTCCCAGGGTGCCAGCACGATCACGATGCAGGTCGCGCGCAACTTCTTCCTGTCGAGCGAAAAAACCTACACGCGCAAGATTTACGAGGCCCTGCTCGCCTACAAGATCGAGTCGCGGCTGACCAAGGATCAGATTCTCGAGCTGTACATGAATCAGATCTATCTGGGCGAGCGCGCGTACGGTTTCGCCAGCGCTGCGCGCGTCTACTTCGGCAAGGACCTCAAGGACATCACGCTGGCCGAGGCCGCCATGCTCGCCGGCCTGCCGAAAGCCCCGTCGGCGTACAACCCGATCGTCAACTACAAGCGCGCACGCGTGCGTCAGGAATACATCCTGAAGCGGATGTTTGACCTCGGGTACATCTCGAAGGACGAGTACGACCAGGCGATTGCGCAGGAACTCGTGGTGCGAGGCCTGGGCAGCGAGTTCAGCGTCCATGCGGGATACGTCGCCGAAATGGTCCGGCAACTGCTCTACGCCCAGTTCAAGGACGAGATCTATACGCGCGGCTTCAACGTCTACACCACGATCAACTCCGCCGATCAGGAAGCGGCCTACGAGGCGCTGCGCGCAGGGGTGATGGCCTACGAGCTTCGCCATGGCTACCGTGGCCCCGAAGCCAACATCGACCTGCCCGACGATCAGGACGAGCGCGAGCAATTGATCGACGACACGCTCGTCGAGCACCCTGACAGCGGGGACATGGTGGCGGCCGTGGTGCTGTCCGCGTCGCCGCAACAGGTCAAGGCCGTGCTCCTGAACGGCGACGACGTGACCGTGACCGGCGACGGCCTCCGGTTTGCGGCGGCGGGCCTGAGCGCCAAGGCACAGCCGAAGCAGAAGATTCGCCGTGGCTCGGTGATCCGCGTGACGAAGGACGAGAAGGACAACTGGCGCATCGTGCAGATGCCGGACATCGAGGCCGCGTTCGTGTCGCTCGATCCGCAAAACGGCGCCATCCGATCGCTCGTCGGCGGGTTCGACTTCAATCGCAACAAATTCAATCACGTGACGCAGGCGTGGCGTCAGCCGGGGTCGAGCTTCAAGCCGTTCATCTACTCCGCTGCGCTCGAAAAGGGATTTGCACCCGCCACGATCATCAACGACGGCCCGCTGTATTTCACGGCGGCACAGACCGGCGGGCAGCCGTGGGAGCCGAAGAACTACGGCGGTGGATTCGAAGGCCCGATGCCGATGCGCGTGGCGCTGATGCGCTCTCGCAACCTCGTGTCGATCCGGATTCTGCAGAGCATCACCCCGGCCTACGCACAGAAATTCATCGGCCGATTCGGCTTCGAGGCCGACAAGCATCCGGCCTATCTGCCGATGGCGCTGGGCGCCGGCATGGTCACGCCGCTCCAGATGGCAAGCGCGTATGCCGTGTTCGCCAACGGCGGCTTCCGTGTGAATCCGTTCATTGTGGCGCGCATCACGGACTCGAAGGGTAACGTCATCATGGAAGAAAAGCCGGCGACGGCGGGTGACGAGACGATCCGGGCGATTCCCGCGCGCAACGCATTCATCATGAACTCGATGCTCCACGACGTGGCTACGCGAGGCACGGCAGCCAAGACCAACGTGCTCAAGCGCAGCGACCTGGCAGGCAAGACCGGAACGACGAACGATTCGCACGATGCCTGGTTCGCGGGCTATCAGTCCCAACTGGTGGGCGTGGCTTGGATTGGCTTCGATCAGCCGCGCAACCTGGGCGATCGCGAAACGGGCGGTGGCCTGGCATTGCCGATCTGGATCAACTACATGTCGAAGGCGCTGCGAGGGGTGCAGGAGTCGACGCGCACCATGCCGTCCGGCGTCATTCAGGCCAACGGGGATTACTTTTACGACGACTACCCGCCGGGTCGCGCCGTCAGCACGGTGGGCCTGAGCGCAGATACCACGCCGGACGGGGCGGCCGCACCGGGCCCGTCGACAGGCGCGCTGCCTGGCCAGATGCCGGCGCAACCGGGCCCGTCACCCGCGCCGGCACCGGTGGACCGGCAGGAACGTCAGCGTATTCTGGACATGTTCAACAGCAAGCCCTGA
- the lptM gene encoding LPS translocon maturation chaperone LptM: protein MTAPIRTCAIVASIALSSVLAGCGQAGPLYMPARPVKPTPPPGAPLPPPVRVPEPQRGPSVEVPPAASIPAAKPE from the coding sequence ATGACTGCACCTATTCGAACCTGCGCGATTGTAGCGTCGATTGCCCTTTCGAGCGTGTTGGCCGGCTGCGGCCAGGCCGGGCCGCTGTATATGCCCGCACGTCCGGTGAAACCGACACCGCCCCCGGGCGCGCCACTGCCCCCACCGGTGCGCGTGCCAGAGCCCCAGCGCGGACCGTCGGTCGAGGTACCGCCGGCGGCTTCGATCCCGGCAGCCAAACCCGAATAA
- the lysA gene encoding diaminopimelate decarboxylase, translating into MSDAIFSYRDDVLHAEGVALPALAERFGTPLYVYSKAALTNAYQAYTKACEGRNASVHYAAKANSNLAVLGVFAKLGAGFDIVSAGELARVIAAGGDPKRTVFSGVGKHADEMRYALEKDVFCFNVESRPELDRLNEVAGQVGKRARVSLRVNPNVDAKTHPYISTGLRGNKFGVAYEEAFDAYRAAAAMPHLEVVGIDCHIGSQITEISPYLDATDKVLDLVERLEAAGISLHHIDVGGGLGITYTDETPPDITAFATTVLDHIAKRGHGHRQVLFEPGRSLVGNAGVLLTKVEFLKHGETKNFAIVDAAMNDLARPAMYEAYHGIDPVTRRSADGATYDVVGPVCESGDWLGRDRTLAIAPGDLLAIRSAGAYGFTMSSNYNTRPRAAEVMVDGIEAYLVRERETIESLFAGERLLPGNA; encoded by the coding sequence ATGTCCGACGCCATCTTCTCCTACCGCGACGACGTTCTCCATGCAGAGGGCGTCGCCCTGCCCGCGCTCGCAGAGCGTTTCGGCACACCGCTCTACGTCTACTCGAAGGCGGCTCTGACGAACGCCTATCAGGCCTACACCAAAGCTTGCGAAGGCCGGAATGCCTCGGTGCATTACGCCGCGAAGGCCAATTCGAACCTGGCGGTGCTCGGCGTATTTGCGAAACTCGGCGCGGGATTCGATATTGTTTCGGCGGGCGAACTCGCCCGCGTGATCGCCGCCGGCGGCGACCCGAAGCGCACCGTCTTCTCGGGCGTGGGCAAGCATGCGGACGAGATGCGCTACGCACTGGAGAAGGACGTGTTCTGCTTCAACGTGGAGTCGCGCCCGGAACTGGACCGTCTCAACGAGGTGGCGGGGCAAGTCGGCAAGCGCGCCCGCGTGTCGCTGCGCGTGAATCCGAATGTCGACGCGAAGACACATCCTTATATCTCGACTGGCCTGCGCGGCAACAAATTCGGCGTTGCCTACGAAGAAGCCTTCGACGCCTATCGTGCCGCCGCGGCCATGCCGCATCTCGAAGTCGTCGGGATCGATTGCCACATCGGCTCTCAGATCACGGAAATCTCACCGTATCTCGACGCCACCGACAAGGTGCTCGATCTGGTCGAGAGGCTCGAAGCGGCGGGCATCTCGCTGCATCACATCGACGTGGGCGGAGGGCTGGGCATCACCTATACCGACGAAACGCCGCCGGACATCACGGCATTCGCGACCACCGTTCTCGACCACATCGCGAAGCGCGGCCACGGTCATCGCCAGGTGCTCTTCGAACCGGGCCGCTCGCTCGTGGGCAATGCCGGTGTGTTGCTCACGAAAGTGGAGTTTCTCAAGCACGGCGAGACGAAGAACTTCGCCATCGTCGACGCGGCAATGAACGATCTCGCACGCCCGGCGATGTACGAGGCCTATCACGGAATCGATCCGGTCACGCGACGGTCGGCTGACGGGGCGACCTATGACGTCGTGGGTCCGGTTTGCGAAAGCGGCGATTGGCTCGGCCGCGATCGCACCCTGGCCATTGCTCCGGGCGATTTGCTCGCGATTCGTTCGGCTGGCGCCTACGGCTTCACGATGAGCTCGAACTACAACACGCGTCCGCGCGCCGCCGAAGTGATGGTCGACGGCATCGAAGCCTATCTCGTGCGCGAACGCGAGACGATCGAATCGCTGTTCGCGGGCGAACGGCTGCTGCCCGGCAACGCCTGA
- the cyaY gene encoding iron donor protein CyaY, translating to MTESEFLALAEAVLTQVEAAVEDGDVDIDCERSGNVLTLEFQDRSKIIVNLQTPMSEIWVAARSGGFHFRLKGDEWRDTRDDTELFEALSRFATQQAGETVTLKAD from the coding sequence ATGACGGAAAGTGAATTCCTGGCGCTCGCCGAGGCAGTGCTGACGCAGGTGGAGGCCGCTGTGGAAGACGGCGACGTGGACATCGACTGCGAGCGCTCGGGCAACGTGCTGACGCTCGAATTTCAGGATCGCAGCAAAATCATCGTCAATTTGCAAACGCCGATGAGCGAGATCTGGGTTGCCGCGCGCTCGGGCGGCTTCCATTTCCGATTGAAAGGTGACGAGTGGCGCGATACGCGCGACGACACCGAGTTGTTCGAGGCGCTCTCGCGCTTTGCCACGCAGCAGGCGGGCGAGACGGTGACGTTGAAGGCCGACTGA
- a CDS encoding sulfite oxidase heme-binding subunit YedZ, giving the protein MSGTPSKPGDASHAPRAGVATGRSSRTVQRGSPWIKVLVFALALAPLLRLVVYGLTDRLGANPVEFITRSTGTWTLVLLCVTLAVSPVRRLSSRLAWLLRCRRMLGLFAFFYAALHFTTYFWLDQWFDWSGILRDVSGKRPFITVGFAAFVLMVPLALTSPHAMVRWLGGRRWQRLHRLIYVIAVLAILHYWWMKAGKNDLAQPAIYAIVVAGLLGARLVGFGRRGASRAAQTD; this is encoded by the coding sequence GTGTCAGGCACTCCCTCCAAGCCCGGCGACGCCTCCCACGCTCCCCGTGCCGGCGTCGCGACTGGCCGCAGCTCGCGTACCGTGCAGCGCGGGTCGCCATGGATCAAGGTCCTGGTGTTCGCGTTGGCGCTTGCGCCGCTGCTGCGGCTCGTCGTCTACGGACTGACGGATCGATTGGGGGCGAATCCGGTGGAGTTCATTACCCGCTCGACCGGCACCTGGACGCTCGTCCTGCTATGCGTGACGCTGGCAGTGTCGCCGGTGCGGCGCCTGTCGTCGCGCCTGGCATGGCTGCTGCGGTGCCGTCGGATGCTCGGGCTGTTCGCCTTTTTCTATGCAGCGCTGCACTTCACGACGTACTTCTGGCTGGACCAGTGGTTCGACTGGAGCGGCATTCTGCGCGACGTCTCGGGCAAGCGGCCGTTCATTACCGTGGGATTTGCCGCGTTCGTGCTGATGGTGCCGCTCGCGCTGACATCGCCGCATGCGATGGTGCGATGGCTCGGCGGGCGGCGCTGGCAGCGTCTGCACCGCCTGATCTACGTGATCGCCGTGCTGGCGATCCTGCACTATTGGTGGATGAAGGCGGGCAAGAACGATCTTGCCCAGCCGGCGATCTATGCGATCGTGGTGGCGGGCCTGCTGGGCGCACGTCTGGTGGGGTTCGGGCGCCGCGGGGCGTCCCGGGCAGCGCAAACGGACTGA